Sequence from the Acidimicrobiales bacterium genome:
CGCCGCGACGTACTCGCCGCGCACCCGTTCAAGACGCCGTACGCTGCGCCCGTCGTCACGCGCGGATACGCGTCGAAGATCCCGCCGGCGGCGACGCACCTCGACGGCCTGACGATCAGCACGACCGCGCAGATCTACCCGCAGGATCGCGGCATGAGCGAGGCGATCCGCACCGGCTTGGTGGCCGCCGGTATCGCGCGCGCCCGCGCCCACGCGCCGCGCCCGGCATGACGTGGGCGTGCCCCGTGTGTCACGGGACCGACGCAGCGACGCGCTGGACCGGCCTACCTACTGCGGCCGCCGACGACCTGCGCCCGAGTTCGGAGCAGTTCGGCGCCACGCTCGCAGCGACACTGCGGTGCGGGTCGTGCGGGCACGTGAGTCTCGCGGCCGCGCCCGCCGAGGAGGTGCTCGCCGAGTCGTACGGCGACACCGCCGACCCGGTGTCGCTGCGCGAGGAAGCCGGCCAGGTGGAAACCGCACGGCGCGCCCTCGCCGTCGCCGAGCGGTTTGTGACGCCGGGTCGGCTCGCCGACCTCGGATGCTGGACCGGCTCCCTGCTCGTGGCGGCCCGCGCCCGCGGGTGGGACGTGACCGGCGTCGAGCCGTCGCGCTGGGCGTCGGAGCGGGCGCGCGCCCGCGGGCTCGACGTCGTCACCGCGGACCTGCACGACCTCGCACTCCCCCGCGGCGTGTTCCGGCTCGTGGCGATGTGCGACGTGATCGAACACCTCGTCGACCCCGGCGCGGCGCTGGCCACCGTCAGGGAACTGC
This genomic interval carries:
- a CDS encoding class I SAM-dependent methyltransferase, whose product is MSLAAAPAEEVLAESYGDTADPVSLREEAGQVETARRALAVAERFVTPGRLADLGCWTGSLLVAARARGWDVTGVEPSRWASERARARGLDVVTADLHDLALPRGVFRLVAMCDVIEHLVDPGAALATVRELLDPQGALLLTLPDAGSRVARVLGRRWWSVLPMHVQYFSRASLTELLRRHGFDVRLVTTHAKVFSLRYYVERLGGYSDAVARAAVGAVTRFGWAERLVAPDFRDRMLVVATPTAADAAA